AGCTAGATTGAGTAGTACCTTCCATTGTTTGCTGGTACGTGCATCATCAAGTACTGAACTACTGATATAGTAAATAGAGTCAATTTTGTGAGTTCCAGTAGTTTTGAACTTTATATCCTTGCTTGCGAATTGTCCAAGCAATAAATGATGATGTTTGTATCTCGGATGATGCCAAAAACATCATATGACATTCAATGTGGAACCCTACCGGGATATCTGGTTAAACTTGTACCATCTTATCGTGTTGTTAATTAGTTGTTCTGGGcttaataaaaatgatatgatGATGaccaaatgattaaaaaatccTGCAGTGAAGGCATTGCGAGACATCAAGAACAGTTTGATTGATATCAATAACAATTTGAGTAATTGGAGACAAGGCGATCCATGCACATCAAACTGGACAGGGGTTTTGTGCTTCAATACAACCAAAGAGGATGGCTATCAACATGTTAGAGAATTGTATGATTCCAAGccttaaattttcatttttcttattttgtgggaaaaaaattatttccttttcaatttcttccgATTTGATGCATGCTGAggaacaattttattttatttaatttttttcgatTTGTTTTAATACTGAAAAAATGCTGGGCAAAGTTGTTCTTCGAGGTTAGGAGCAATTGTGTGAAAATTGCCctattttccaaaaaacatCACCTTAAAACATGCAAAATCCCAGTTTGAGAATCTATCACAATGTTGCGCTAGCTCTTATCCAACTCGCAAATGACAACTCTATAATTGCCTACTAAATTGATAACTAGCCTGTGCTGAGCATAATGCAAAAGCTACATGTTAGAATTTAAGCTCATAAATTTGGCAATTTTAATGGGACTTTGCATACAAATAGAATGATGGATATTAATTTCCAGATTTTCCTTTCCTCTTTTCTTCTCAGCACCGTGtaacaatatttttgttttctttgcagGCAACTGTTGAATATGAATTTATCAGGAACTTTATCACCATCCCTCGGCCGCTTATCTTATATGGAAATATTGTAAGGGTCATTTCCTTTGTTCTGAAACAGATCTCTCTGTTAGAATGTCTATGGTTTTGACTGTTTATTTGTCCAACTGATATATATTCTCTGTTGATCTTATCATAGGGATTTTATGTGGAACAACATTACTGGAAACATACCACCGGAGATAGGAAATATTACATCTTTGGTACTCTTGTAAGTTGAGCTTCTGTTTAGCTTGATAGCTTAGACTGTCAACATTGTTACAGCATAATGCAAATAACAGATCAAGCATTTTCAAGTCTCTGAGTTCTAATTTCTTAGGTTATTTCTCATGAActgatttatttagttttgaatgttgACAACATTGTCAATGTGAATAGAGTTGATGTTGTCACTATTGCTGAGCTACATTCTACAGCTGTTTAAGCTTTTATGTTTGATGGAGTATTTATTTTCGCAGGCTCCTGAATGGAAATCAATTAACGGGTCCCTTGCCTGATGAGCTTGGCTATCTTCCAAACTTGGAAAGGATACAGATAGACCAGAATAATATATCAGGATCAATACCTATATCATTTGCAAACTTGAACAAAACACAGCACTTGTGAGAATTACTCTGATGCTATATTCTCTATAACTAGTGCTAATAATCTTAATTGTGATACTTGAATGATTCATATTTCATGGTACTTGTATTCTTTTCCCTTGTGGACAGTCACATGAACAACAATTCAATTAGTGGGCAAATCCCAGCTGAACTTTCAAGATTGCCAAGTCTACTTCACTTGTAAGTTTGCTACATTCGAGATTCCTGTTTGAGGCTGCAAATTAAGTTCATTTCAATTCTTTCCCTTTCTTGTTGAACTTCTCTCATATGtgttaatttattgttaatatgacAAATATTTGCAGCCTTCTGGATAACAACAACCTATCAGGAAGTCTTCCGCCGGAGTTAGCTAACTTTCCGAATATACTTATACTGTATGGCTCTCTTACTTCCTGTAAAATCGTGAATCATTAGTTTATGGTTTCTTATGTCAATATAGTAGATTTTAGCTTCTATATTTTTGTGTCTCATAACCTTTGGCTATTTTCATTTTGCAGCCAGCTTGACAATAACAACTTTGATGGGAGCACAATCCCGGCTTCTTATGGAAACATGACTAAATTGTTGAAGTTGTAAGTGCAAATTGCAAATGTAGATCTGCTAGTATTCGAGAAGGAAAGATTGCCTTTTCTTCTCATGTGGATGTGGGTGTTAATGTACGTGCATGTATGTCTATTAGCAGAATTGAATGCCTTGATCACAAGTTCCTTTAATTTGACAAGAAGTTTCTTTGACTTAAGTCATATAGATCTCTTTCTTTGCCTTCTTGCAATAACTGTGTATGTCTGTTGAATCCTCAACTGAATAGTCTCAGTACCAAACTGGTTGGAGCACACTACATTGGTCATTTTCCACCAATCAATACTGACACCCACCAAACTGTTCAAGTTGTAATGGATCAGTCATACAGCAGAACCACTTGGAGCTTTACCTTGAGTTGTTTGAGTCTTTATCCTTGCATTTTATTGCCTCTACGAAATATGGAgtcttctattatttttatgagtttttataCTATCATTTTCTAGCTACTTGTTGTCTCATCTCACCTTGGATAATCTATGCTTGCTGCAATGCAGAAATCTGCCGTGTCAAATAGTCCAGATTTCACAAACCTTCCACGTTGTTAAAACCTTTGTGTTATTTCTCATTTCATAATTGCAATGTAGTAATCCATGCTTCAAAATCTGCACAAGTTTTTTAATGTGATATCTGCATGTGCCTTGATTGGCCTTTATCAGGAGTCTGAGGAACTGTAGCTTGCAAGGTCCAATGCCTGACTTGAGTGGGATACCAAATCTTGGCTATCTGTAAGTTCATTTGTTTGCTATCCGTGGCTTTCACCTGACTGAATAATTactgtttctttctttcctggATAGCTCTGCGggctttttttcttccttaccACTTACAATTTTTGATGTGATTTCTCAGAGACCTCAGTTTCAACCAGCTAGCTGGACCCATACCTACAAATAAGCTTTCTGAGAATATTACAACCATGTAAGGTTTCTCTATATCGCAAATGTTACACGATCTGACTGATGAATCTCTAAAGTGCCTGAAGGATTTTAAATTTGGACAGCAATGATTTTTTGGATGTTGATGTTCATAACTTTTTTTGCAGCGATTTATCCTACAACAATCTTAACGGGACTATTCCTGCCAACTTTTCAGGACTTCCTCTACTTCAGCAACTGTGAGCATTTTTCCACTTGCTCTTTTGTTCTTGCTCATCAGTTTCTGATTTCTTAAGAATGATATTATAGCTTGTGTTACTATAGAAGCTGTAAGATTGTGATGTTACTGATTAAGCTTATATAGGTCCAAAAATAAGGTGACgggtaataaattaaatgtttaatttgATCCTATTCTTTGGCAGGTCAATTGCAAACAATTCATTGAGTGGCTCTGTTCCCTTCACAATCTGGCAAACTAGGGCCAACGGGACTGAAGGACTTGACTTGTAAGAACTGAAATGACAATGAAcaatttctctctctcataGAAGTGTGCTTATGTGTGGGATAGAATGTAATTAAAATGCTTTCCTGTTATGTTATGATACTCTGAAGAACACTTCTATTCCTGATTTTTTAGCATGGTACTTGTGTCACTAATCAACAGTTTTTGGCTCTTTGATGTTGCAGGGACTTTGAAAACAATACACTTTCAAATATTTCTGGCAGTATCAGTCTCCCTCAGAATGTCACGCTGTGGTATTCTTCCGCACTAGCAATGCTACATAAGTACATCATGTCTACATATACATGATGTGAAGTTCACTCATGTCCTTCTTTCTGAGACAACTATGTACCTTTCAGGAAATCATTTGTTGAtgcattttataaataattttcagGCTTAAAGGAAATCCTGCGTGCTCAAATTCCAGCATAGGCCAATTTTGTGAATCTCGGAATAGCGATATGAACAATCAGAGTTCAACAGAATCTAATGCTACCTGTCTTACTCAATCATGTCCACCCCCTTACGAATATTCCCCAACATCCCTGATATCTTGTTTCTGTGCTGCCCCTTTGATCTTTGGATATCGACTGAAAAGTCCCGGCTTCTCAAATTTTATTCCTTACAGAATTAGATTTGAGAATTACTTGACCTCTGGTCTCGAATTGAGTCTCTACCAGCTAGACCTTGCTTCAGTTGCATGGGAAAGCGGACCTCGATTATATATGCATTTGAAGCTATTCCCTGTCTATGTTAATGAAAACAGTTCCCATGTCTTTAATACAAGTGAGGCTCGACGCATCATTAGCATGTTCACTGGGTGGAAAATTCCAGACAATGAAATATTCGGACCTTATGAACTTCTCTACATCACTTTGTTGGATCCTTACGTAGATGGTTTGTTTCTTTAACCTATCATTGTTATATAGAAATGAATTAATGcctatctaattaaataagttGTGAAGTATTCTAACCTAGAATGTGATGAAAGTGTTACCAAGTTTTGATATTCTAATCTTCATTCCTGTTGCTATATCGCAGTGATTGCCACCTCTCagaaatctaataaaataagcACGGGTGCTCTGGTTGGCATAGTATTGGGAGCCATTGCTGGCGCAGTTACATTATCTGCAGTTGTTTCACTTCTTATCTTGAGAAGGCGTTTGAGGGACTCCCAAGCAATATCAAAAAGACGTCGCCGTGAGTGTCTTTCCATTCCATGATTagaatgatgcaaatatattatcttttcatGTGGTGTTTTGTCTCGTATGATATGTCAACCCTGTAAATCCTCCTAACTTCAATTATATATGCATTGTGAAGtcctcaaaaagaaaaagaaaaaagtcacaTTTTGTTTCGAGAATTTTCTGAGATGCTTTATTAAAGTCtatataaacaatttaattcttaaCATGCTCTGGTATTTGGTCACAGAAACCAAAGCCTCCATGAAAATTGAAGGTGTGAAGGATTTTTCTTATGCTGAAATGGCCATGGCTACAAACAATTTCAATAGCTCCAGTCAAGTTGGTCAAGGGGGTTATGGAAAAGTTTATAAAGGGATCCTTGCTAATGGCAGAACTGTGGCTATAAAACGGACCGAAGAGGGATCTTTACAGGGCGAGAAAGAGTTCTTGACAGAAATAGAGTTGTTGTCAAGGTTACATCATCGGAACCTTGTATCTTTGCTTGGATATTGTGACGAGCGAGGAGAACAGGTACTCTTTGTGTTCTTTTAAACTTGAGATGTTTAGTAAAGTCTATCATTCCTAATTTTAGCTTGAGCAGCATTAAACTGCTTGCTTCTCATCCTTGGGAAGCAACTCGAAGgaaatttatcattttcagtatCATTTGGGAAAAAGCTGTATTATCTGTTCCTTTTGTGCATGCAGATGTTGGTTTACGAGTTCATGCCAAATGGCACTCTCAGAGATCATCTATCAGGTAGATCTCACACGTTTCCCTTTAGAATTCCATTTTTCTATCCTAAAGCAAGATTGATCTCGGATTTCGAGTTCGAATTTCTATGTGCTTATTCCACGGGTTTCATTTCATGGATCATGCATGTGGTATCTCAGTGAAGGGAAAGGAACCCTTGAGTTTTGCGACAAGATTGAAAATTGCCATGACTTCAGCTAAGGGCATCCTCTACTTGCATACAGAAGCTGATCCTCCGATATTTCATCGAGATATCAAGGCCAGCAACATATTAGTGGACTCCAGGTATGATGCCAAAGTCGCTGATTTCGGACTTTCAAGACTTGCCCCAGTTCCAGATATCGAAGGGAGCGTGCCGGATCATATATCCACGGTTGTGAAGGGCACTCCAGTAAGTCTATTACGTTCAAATACTATCTTTCTGTAGGATGATGAAATTCGAAGTAGAAATAGAAAATGGGACTTGATGGATTCCTGACATtccttatcttttaaaattatgtaatcTTTGCAGGGTTACCTTGATCCGGAGTATTTTCTAACTCATAAATTGACAGACAAGAGTGATGTTTATAGCCTCGGTGTAGTGTTTCTGGAGCTGTTGACGGGGAAGCAGCCAATCTCACATGGCAAAAACATTGTTCGAGAGGTAATGCTTTTCagtttataatttcatcctcttCTGTTGTCGGTGAAAAACATTGATTTGTAGATCCTGCACTATCTGTACCAACAATCTCAACGCCAAGTCTCATGCAAATGAACTTCGGCATTTATTCCCCACGTCCATTGTCATTGTCAGTTCAATTTTATGAATCTCAAAATCTCTGACAACAGGTTAAAGTCGCGTATCAATCTGGTATGATCTTCTCGGTTATCGATGAACGAATGGGTTCTTATCCTTCCGACTGCGTTGACAAGTTCTTGACTTTGGCCATGAAATGCTGCAACGAGGAGACAGATGCGAGACCATCAATGGCTGATGTAGTCCGAGAACTTGAAGGTATATGGCATATGATGTCAGAATCGGACACTACAACAACAGTTACAATCAGCACCGACAACGGAAAGGAAATGACTCCACCCTCTTCATCCTCTATGATGATGAACCCTTGCGTGTCATCGGAAGTGTCTGGCAGCGACCTTGTTAGCGGAGCCGTTCCTACCATCACTCCAAGATAAATAGAAGACACAAAATGGGAAACCAGTTCTTCGGTT
This genomic stretch from Populus alba chromosome 19, ASM523922v2, whole genome shotgun sequence harbors:
- the LOC118044232 gene encoding probable LRR receptor-like serine/threonine-protein kinase At1g06840 isoform X1, translated to MIRDSGDISFLGMPISRTWTFGAALLIWLCWSSVLVAAQDAPTDPVEVKALRDIKNSLIDINNNLSNWRQGDPCTSNWTGVLCFNTTKEDGYQHVRELQLLNMNLSGTLSPSLGRLSYMEILDFMWNNITGNIPPEIGNITSLVLLLLNGNQLTGPLPDELGYLPNLERIQIDQNNISGSIPISFANLNKTQHFHMNNNSISGQIPAELSRLPSLLHFLLDNNNLSGSLPPELANFPNILILQLDNNNFDGSTIPASYGNMTKLLKLSLRNCSLQGPMPDLSGIPNLGYLDLSFNQLAGPIPTNKLSENITTIDLSYNNLNGTIPANFSGLPLLQQLSIANNSLSGSVPFTIWQTRANGTEGLDLDFENNTLSNISGSISLPQNVTLWLKGNPACSNSSIGQFCESRNSDMNNQSSTESNATCLTQSCPPPYEYSPTSLISCFCAAPLIFGYRLKSPGFSNFIPYRIRFENYLTSGLELSLYQLDLASVAWESGPRLYMHLKLFPVYVNENSSHVFNTSEARRIISMFTGWKIPDNEIFGPYELLYITLLDPYVDVIATSQKSNKISTGALVGIVLGAIAGAVTLSAVVSLLILRRRLRDSQAISKRRRQTKASMKIEGVKDFSYAEMAMATNNFNSSSQVGQGGYGKVYKGILANGRTVAIKRTEEGSLQGEKEFLTEIELLSRLHHRNLVSLLGYCDERGEQMLVYEFMPNGTLRDHLSVKGKEPLSFATRLKIAMTSAKGILYLHTEADPPIFHRDIKASNILVDSRYDAKVADFGLSRLAPVPDIEGSVPDHISTVVKGTPGYLDPEYFLTHKLTDKSDVYSLGVVFLELLTGKQPISHGKNIVREVKVAYQSGMIFSVIDERMGSYPSDCVDKFLTLAMKCCNEETDARPSMADVVRELEGIWHMMSESDTTTTVTISTDNGKEMTPPSSSSMMMNPCVSSEVSGSDLVSGAVPTITPR
- the LOC118044232 gene encoding probable LRR receptor-like serine/threonine-protein kinase At1g06840 isoform X2, with protein sequence MNLSGTLSPSLGRLSYMEILDFMWNNITGNIPPEIGNITSLVLLLLNGNQLTGPLPDELGYLPNLERIQIDQNNISGSIPISFANLNKTQHFHMNNNSISGQIPAELSRLPSLLHFLLDNNNLSGSLPPELANFPNILILQLDNNNFDGSTIPASYGNMTKLLKLSLRNCSLQGPMPDLSGIPNLGYLDLSFNQLAGPIPTNKLSENITTIDLSYNNLNGTIPANFSGLPLLQQLSIANNSLSGSVPFTIWQTRANGTEGLDLDFENNTLSNISGSISLPQNVTLWLKGNPACSNSSIGQFCESRNSDMNNQSSTESNATCLTQSCPPPYEYSPTSLISCFCAAPLIFGYRLKSPGFSNFIPYRIRFENYLTSGLELSLYQLDLASVAWESGPRLYMHLKLFPVYVNENSSHVFNTSEARRIISMFTGWKIPDNEIFGPYELLYITLLDPYVDVIATSQKSNKISTGALVGIVLGAIAGAVTLSAVVSLLILRRRLRDSQAISKRRRQTKASMKIEGVKDFSYAEMAMATNNFNSSSQVGQGGYGKVYKGILANGRTVAIKRTEEGSLQGEKEFLTEIELLSRLHHRNLVSLLGYCDERGEQMLVYEFMPNGTLRDHLSVKGKEPLSFATRLKIAMTSAKGILYLHTEADPPIFHRDIKASNILVDSRYDAKVADFGLSRLAPVPDIEGSVPDHISTVVKGTPGYLDPEYFLTHKLTDKSDVYSLGVVFLELLTGKQPISHGKNIVREVKVAYQSGMIFSVIDERMGSYPSDCVDKFLTLAMKCCNEETDARPSMADVVRELEGIWHMMSESDTTTTVTISTDNGKEMTPPSSSSMMMNPCVSSEVSGSDLVSGAVPTITPR